The genomic DNA ttttaaattcttgagAAGTGGACAACATCAGCATTTTTTctccacctctaattgccctcgtGAAGGTGAGTGAGCTCCCTACTtatgtacaactgagtggcttaaaGTTTGTGCTGATCTAATTCGTGGTGCCAAAGAGAAGAATCTGAAGGTCAAGGGACCTGTTCGCATGCCCACCAAGACTCTGCGTATCACAACAAGAAAGACTCCATGTGATGAAGGTTCCAAAACCTGGGATCGCTTCCAAATGAGGATCCACAAACGTCTAATTGATTTACACAGTCCAtctgaaattgtgaaacagaTCACCTCCATCAGTATCGAACCTGGTGTTGAAGTGGAGGTTACAATTGCCGATGCTTAAATGTCTATGGAAAtaagtacaactgagtggcttgttaggccaatTCAGATCGCAGCTAGGGGTGACCAACTCCAGAGTTGGAGGTGGAGCTTGGCCTaattagccaagtggttatggtactgggtttataaccccaagatcaagagttcaagcttggcctaaatagccaagtggttatggtactgggtttgtaaccccaagatcaagagttcaaatctcacaatggcaaactatgaaacaatgtaacttcatctgaaacagatggaaacaggtttactcaaaaagagtatcaagagttcaaatctcacaattgcaaaactatgaaacaatgtaacttcatctgaaaacagatggaaacgtgtttgtactcaaaagagttcaCTCTGTCATGGGGGGGCAAGTGAGCACCTCATGAATATTATCCagagttggaggtgatggtggagagGTATTAATCACTGGATTACTAAcctagagacctagggtaatgttcTAGGGACCTCAGTTCAAATCctcccacagcagatggtggaatctgaattcaataaaaaaaatctgaaattgaaagtcaAATGTTGACtgtgaagccattgttgatttgCGTGGGTGACTCCATAGCTCAGAGGTTACAGCACTGGTCTTGGAAGTCAGGGACCGCGAGTTCAGTTCTCGCTGGAGCCTATGGATAGCCTTCAGCAGAGAATGGAAAGCTGAGAGGCTGCAGAATGATATCCAGAGTTCAGAATCAACCACATAACTGTGGGTTTAGAGTCACATGCAGGCTAGATTAGGGAAGgaagacagatttcctttcctaaagggcattagtgaacctgattgATTTTTATAACAATCCAGTAATTACATGGATCACTATTACAAATGCtagatttttattccagatttatttagttAACTGAATTTCAATT from Carcharodon carcharias isolate sCarCar2 chromosome 6, sCarCar2.pri, whole genome shotgun sequence includes the following:
- the LOC121279186 gene encoding 40S ribosomal protein S20-like, whose amino-acid sequence is MTSGLTQGSILGPQVFTVFIIKSDDGMKSHVPKFADDTKMNAIVNSIDGSWLKVCADLIRGAKEKNLKVKGPVRMPTKTLRITTRKTPCDEGSKTWDRFQMRIHKRLIDLHSPSEIVKQITSISIEPGVEVEVTIADA